The nucleotide window GTTGAACACATTGATATCAACTGCAATATTTAATAACAAAGGTGGTGTTGGCAAGACCACTTTTCTATGCAACCTTGCAAGTTATTTGCAAACCAAATGTGGGAAGAAAGTATTAGTAGTTGATGCTGATCCACAATGCAATTCAACATCCTATGTTTTAGATGATGATGACTACTATGACGTTTATTTTGAACAAAATAATTTTACTATAGCTGATCTTATCCCACCACTTAAAAACGGGTTGGGTTATGCCAAACAGATAAAAGCAACTAAGTCAGATCTATTTGGTTTTGATCTTATCGCAGGTAACCCTGAATTAGCCGCTCATGAAGATTTTCTATCAAAGGATTGGTCAGAATTGCGAGCTAAGGAAATACGTGGAATACGTACAAATATGCTCTTTGTTCATTTTTTAACCTTGTGTCAAGAATATGATTATGTTTTTTTCGATATGGGACCTTCATTAGGCGCTATCAATCGTGCTGTTTTACTGGCTTGTGACTATTTTATAACACCTATGTCTTCCGATATTTTTAGCGTGCTTGCATTAAAAAATATAGGGGAATCAATATCTACATGGAGAGATTTATATAATGAAACGCTATCTGATGTAAACCCAAAAGATAAAGCTCTATTTGAGGGATTAAAGGATAAATGTAATATAAAGTTTTTGGGATACGTTGAGCAGCAGTACATTTCAAAAAGTAGCGGGGGAAAAAAAGTGGCTGTACGTTCCTATGAAAAGATTTTAAGTACAATCCCCGATGAAATTAAAAGATATGTAATAGCGCCGATAAACGGTGATATAGAATTCGAAAATTACAACTTGGGGTCTATACCCAACTTTTATAGTCTAATACCAATGTCTCAAACTGCTCATAAGCCTGTATTCTTATTAACGAATGCTGATGGTGTTCTTGGTGCTCATTATCAGAAAGTTAGCGATTATAATGAAATGATGGGTGGTATTACTCAGCGCGTGTTGCAAAACATGGAGGCCTTAAAATGATTAACTGGCCAGTGGAATTAATACAGGATATAGCAAAACGGAAGTGTGTATTATATTTGGGTTCAGGTGTTTCTGCTAATTCTATAAACGATACTGGAAAGCATCCTGCAACTTGGGCAAAATTTCTAACCGATATTGTTAGTAGTAAAGGTCATCTCCTTGGAACTGATAAAGACTTAATAATATCGTTAATTGCCAGAGAAGACTATTTAACTTCTTGTGAATTGATTGTTGACCATATAGGTGAACGTGTATTCGGAGAGCTCGCGGCAGATGAATATCGAAGACCTGGTTATCGACATCATGAAATTCATGAGGTTATTTTTTCTTTAGATTCAAAAATTGTTATTACTCCTAATATCGATAAAATCTACGAACAATATGCTAGCATGGAGTCACATGGAACTATTGTACCAAAGACCTTTTATG belongs to Oscillospiraceae bacterium CM and includes:
- a CDS encoding ParA family protein; the encoded protein is MISTAIFNNKGGVGKTTFLCNLASYLQTKCGKKVLVVDADPQCNSTSYVLDDDDYYDVYFEQNNFTIADLIPPLKNGLGYAKQIKATKSDLFGFDLIAGNPELAAHEDFLSKDWSELRAKEIRGIRTNMLFVHFLTLCQEYDYVFFDMGPSLGAINRAVLLACDYFITPMSSDIFSVLALKNIGESISTWRDLYNETLSDVNPKDKALFEGLKDKCNIKFLGYVEQQYISKSSGGKKVAVRSYEKILSTIPDEIKRYVIAPINGDIEFENYNLGSIPNFYSLIPMSQTAHKPVFLLTNADGVLGAHYQKVSDYNEMMGGITQRVLQNMEALK